A genomic segment from Modestobacter roseus encodes:
- a CDS encoding glycerophosphodiester phosphodiesterase, whose protein sequence is MPGPRFAFLDGPTPLAMAHRGGAIEHVENTAGAFEACVALGYRYLETDVRVTSDGVPVVFHDATLDRVTDRTGRVDALRWSELRTALIGGREPIMALEDLLGAWPDVRFNLDVKAAGVLAPLVRTVRRLAIEDRICLGSFSDARIAAARRMFGPEVCTSLGPKGVAALRLSSYSPRAAGLVRIEAGCAQVPLALGGRPLVDERFIEAAHARSLQVHVWTVDDEGDAAKMLDLGVDGVMTDRPAMLRDVLVNRGQWTGA, encoded by the coding sequence GTGCCCGGCCCGCGCTTCGCCTTCCTCGACGGGCCCACTCCCCTCGCGATGGCCCACCGCGGGGGCGCCATCGAGCACGTGGAGAACACCGCCGGGGCCTTCGAGGCCTGCGTGGCGCTGGGTTACCGGTACCTGGAGACCGACGTCCGCGTCACCTCCGACGGCGTCCCCGTCGTCTTCCACGACGCCACCCTGGACCGGGTCACCGACCGCACCGGCCGGGTGGACGCCCTGCGCTGGAGCGAGCTGCGCACGGCGCTGATCGGCGGCCGGGAACCGATCATGGCGCTGGAGGACCTGCTGGGCGCCTGGCCGGACGTCCGCTTCAACCTCGACGTCAAGGCTGCCGGGGTCCTCGCCCCGCTGGTGCGCACCGTGCGCCGGCTGGCCATCGAGGACCGGATCTGCCTCGGCTCCTTCTCCGACGCGCGGATCGCGGCCGCCCGCAGGATGTTCGGGCCCGAGGTGTGCACCTCCCTGGGGCCCAAGGGGGTGGCCGCGCTGCGGCTGTCCTCCTACTCACCGCGCGCCGCGGGGCTCGTGCGCATCGAGGCCGGCTGCGCCCAGGTGCCACTGGCACTGGGTGGGCGGCCGCTGGTCGACGAGCGGTTCATCGAGGCGGCGCACGCCCGGAGCCTCCAGGTGCACGTGTGGACCGTCGACGACGAGGGCGACGCGGCGAAGATGCTCGACCTCGGGGTCGACGGGGTGATGACCGACCGGCCGGCGATGCTCCGGGACGTGCTGGTGAACCGCGGTCAGTGGACCGGCGCGTGA